One window of the Macaca thibetana thibetana isolate TM-01 chromosome 13, ASM2454274v1, whole genome shotgun sequence genome contains the following:
- the CENPO gene encoding centromere protein O, with protein MEQANPLRPDGESKGGVLAHLERLENQTSRSRKRSEEPQSAQAQERVLGTKIQKLRRLRDDPRAAVRHQRGSVKACIANVEPNRTVEVNEQEALEEKLENVKAILQAYHFTGLSGKLTSRGVCVCINTAFEGNLLDSYFVDLVIQKPLRIHHHSVPVFIPLEEIAAKYLQTNIQHFLFSLCEYLNAYSGRKYQADRLQSDFAALLTGPLQRNPLCNLLSFTYKLDPGGQSFPFCARLLYKDLTATLPTDVTVTCQGGEALSTSWEEQRASHETLFCTKPLHQVFASFARREKLEMSLVS; from the exons ATGGAGCAGGCGAACCCTTTACGTCCAGATGGCGAGTCTAAAGGAG GTGTTTTAGCTCACTTGGAAAGGCTAGAGAACCAAACGAGCAGATCCCGTAAACGGTCTGAAGAGCCGCAGAGCGCGCAGGCCCAGGAACGTGTTCTTGGAACCAAGATTCAGAAACTAAGGCGTCTGCGAGATGATCCGAGGGCTGCGGTGCGGCACCAGCGAGGCAGC GTGAAAGCATGTATTGCCAATGTAGAACCCAACCGAACAGTGGAGGTCAATGAGCAAGAAGCATTGGAAGAGAAACTGGAAAACGTGAAAGCCATTCTGCAGGCGTATCATTTTACAG GCCTCAGTGGTAAGCTGACCAGCCGAGGAGTTTGTGTCTGCATCAATACTGCTTTTGAGGGGAACCTATTGGATTCCTATTTTGTGGACCTTGTCATACAGAAACCACTCCGGATACATCACCATTCAGTTCCAGTCTTCATTCCTCTGGAAGAAATAGCTGCAAAATACTTACAGACCAACATCCAGCACTTCCTGTTCAGTCTCTGCGAGTACCTGAATGCTTACTCTGGGAGGAAGTACCAGGCAGACCGGCTTCAG AGTGACTTTGCAGCCCTCCTGACTGGGCCCTTGCAGAGAAACCCACTGTGTAACTTGCTGTCATTTACTTACAAACTGGACCCAGGCGGTCAGTCCTTCCCGTTCTGTGCTAGATTGCTGTATAAGGATCTCACAGCAACTCTTCCCACTGACGTCACCGTGACATGTCAAG GAGGGGAAGCATTATCCACTTCATGGGAGGAGCAACGAGCATCTCATGAAACTCTGTTCTGTACGAAGCCCCTGCATCAAGTGTTTGCCTCATTTGCAAGAAGAGAAAAGTTGGAGATGAGTCTGGTCTCCTAA